In Desulforamulus hydrothermalis Lam5 = DSM 18033, a genomic segment contains:
- a CDS encoding DedA family protein — MAELTNLIDTVWQWLTTVIGALGYWGIAVGMALESANIPLPSEVILPFGGYLVFCGRLDFWWTVLAGTLGGTFGSVVSYCLGRLGGRPFLEKYGRCLGLNRQKLMMADRWFARYGEATVFFTRLMPVVRTFISLPAGIAGMNLQKFVFYTVLGSLPWSILLVYAGYALGENWQAIKPWFHRADVVVLILLGGILMYCLYRKRQAKR, encoded by the coding sequence ATGGCTGAATTAACAAACTTAATTGATACCGTTTGGCAATGGCTGACTACAGTGATCGGTGCCCTGGGCTACTGGGGGATTGCTGTCGGCATGGCCCTGGAAAGCGCCAACATTCCCCTGCCCAGTGAAGTGATACTGCCCTTTGGCGGCTACCTGGTGTTTTGCGGGCGGTTGGATTTTTGGTGGACTGTGCTGGCAGGTACCCTGGGAGGTACCTTTGGTTCGGTGGTTTCTTACTGCCTGGGGCGCCTTGGCGGCAGGCCTTTTTTGGAAAAATACGGCCGCTGCCTTGGCCTTAACCGTCAAAAACTGATGATGGCCGACCGTTGGTTTGCCCGTTACGGCGAAGCTACCGTTTTTTTTACCCGGTTAATGCCCGTTGTTCGTACTTTTATTTCACTGCCCGCCGGCATTGCCGGTATGAATTTGCAAAAATTTGTCTTCTATACTGTATTGGGATCACTGCCCTGGAGTATCTTACTGGTTTATGCCGGTTATGCCCTGGGTGAAAACTGGCAGGCCATAAAGCCCTGGTTTCATCGGGCGGATGTTGTGGTGCTCATATTGTTGGGAGGTATCCTGATGTACTGTTTGTATCGCAAGCGGCAAGCCAAAAGATAA